The sequence below is a genomic window from Setaria italica strain Yugu1 chromosome IV, Setaria_italica_v2.0, whole genome shotgun sequence.
ACCGCCACACTAATACTCTCTGGCACTTTCCTCCTCCTGCACAAGTATGTTCTTGTCAATCGATATGAATTTAGACGATCTGAATCAAATTTGAATAATATTTATTCCAATTCGGCCAAATTTCGTTCAAATTTCCAAATGCTTGGCACTAGTTACAATCATACAACGTAGAACAAGATTTTCTGAAGCATTTGCATCTCGCATTTCTTAGTGATAAGTTACTAAATAACACTGCGACCTTTGCACATGTTTCAGCGTGATAGGAGACACCTGCGTCGCCATGGACGAGTGGGTGGTCCAGCCGCAGGGCCGCACCGCGCTGGACGACATCCTCCCCTGCGCCGacgcggcggtgacggcggaggCCCTTCGCCGGAGCGAGGAGGTCAACTACCAGCTCGTCTCCAAGCTGAACGAGCTGGTCTCCAACGTGTCCAACCGCAACGTGCCTCCCCAGGTCGGCCCGCCGCTCTACTACAACCAGTCCGGCCCTCCCGTGCCGCTCCTCTGCAACCCCTACAACGCCGACCTCTCCGaccgccgctgcgccgccggcgaggtcacCGCCGACAACGCACAACAGGTGTGGCAGCGGTTCGTGTGCCgcacgacggcggcgtcgggttCGGAGGTGTGCGCGACGGTCGGGCGCCTCACGCCGGCGATGCTGTCCCAGATGCTCACCGTGGCCAGCGTCAGCGACGGGCTGCGGCGACAGGCGCCCGCCCTGAGGGACCTGGCGAGCTGCGCGACAGTGCGGCGCGCGTTCCAGACGATCAGCGAGCGCGGCTgcccgccgctgcggcgggACAGCAGCCGGGTGTACCAGGCGCTGCTCGCGGCGTCGGTGGCCGCGatgctcgccgcggcggcgtgggtggcgcactcccgggagcggcggcggcggcgcgagagcGAGCGGTTCCGGGTGTCGCCGTACAGGCTCCCCATCGAGGACAAGGTGCTGCTCAACAGCCCGCGGCGGCCGTACAGGCGAGTGTGACGGCTTCTGATCTGCTCGAGGCTAACGGACCTCTGGAACACATGTATTTCGCTGGAATTTCAAAAATCCGTTGTTTGAAACTGAGCTTATTTTGTATGTGTATGTTCGCAGCAGTTTTGGGAGTACAAACTGTTTTACTTACGAATCTATGTTCATGTACTGTGATAGTTCGGCAGAAGTATAATTTTGTAAATAAACTTGTGCATTCTTCATTTTCTACATTTCTCTGCAATAAGCCATCAACAAGTTCCTGATTTGGATCATTTTTCTGCATTAAGCGAAAATTTGTGTTTTGGACTGGGCCTGATTGGATGTGTATGTACGCTGCAGTTTTGGAACTACAATTATATACCGCAATCGATCTAATGTTCTTGTACTGCGATAATTGGACAAAAGTACTAATTTTGCAAACAAGTTCCTTCAGAAACGCCAGTCAACCAATTAGAATTTCATGAACATATCATAATTCATATTCCTAGAACATAAAAATTTTATTAATTGAAGACAAGAAAAAGATACACAAATACTAGTGTGACATATTGAGAAGACCAAATACTAAATTACTGATATCCTAAACTGCTATACTTCTACGTGCTAACGATGCCGACGTATGACAACTCTACTGATCCAAGATATATCTTGCCACCATCTCGCTCCACCACCTCAGTCGGCCTCACGTTCTTGGGTCCCTTCATCTCTTGCAGCTTTTCACCATCAGCGCCGATCCTAATAGCGAGTAAATGTTTGTCCAAACCAAATGGAAGTTCGTACTTCTCGCGATGCAATGCTACCCAGTATCCTCCCTTCCCATCGGGCCTCACATTGTCCGGGTATCCTGGGAGGTCAGCAAACGGCTCAGATGTGTTGGCCTTAGACCCTCGGATCCAATACTTCATTAGCTTGCATGGTCCCGTAAGCGCGACCACAAGGTGGGTCCTATCGGCGCTGATGGCAATGCCGTTGGGGTACGTCACTCCGGACTGAAGCACGGTGACCTTATTAGTCCGTGGGTCATATTTCATGATACGCCCCGTCGAGTCTCCAGATGTGGTGACCATCTGATGTTGCGCCCGTGTGTACGTCTTGCTACTGTCGGTAAAGTAGACGTCACCCGTAACCTGGTCGATATCCACGCCGTTGGTGAAACGCAAAGGTGCACCACCGGCCTCCGTCGCGAGCACCGTCGCCTCCCCGCCGTTGGGCCCGACGCGCATCAGCCCCATGTATGCATCAGCTATGTAGAGGTTGCCGGAGTTGTTGTGGAACCGCAGCCCAAGCGGTCGGCCGCATGAGCTCTCCGTGGCAACTGCCGGGAGCTCCGAGAAGTCGTCGCACTTGTTCTTGGCGTAGCTGGGGCTGTACGCAAACGTCTTCCACCCGGCACCTTCGCCGTCATACTTGAGTACGCGGCCGTCCGAGATGCTGACGTATGGGCCGGCGCCGTGCGCGTCGAAGGCGACGCTCTCGGGGCCGATCAGGTCGTCGGGCAGCTGCAGTCGCTGGGTCTTGCTTCCGTCGATGGCCTTGGCTACGGCGGCCATGGCAGCCGAGGGCAGGAGCAGCAAGACGGCGAGCAAGATCGCGAGCAAAGGCAGCTTCGACGTGGTCCGCTTCATGGTTGCTACTCCGGCCGGTGAGTACGTGAAGGCTCTTTCTTGCTGTTGTTGGCTGACTGATTGCTGTATGCGGTTTGGCTTGGTGGAAGAGGGGCGTACCCTATGGCTCGTTTTATTGGGCTTTTGCAAGGTTCCTAATCGGCTTCAGCACTCAGCAGACGAATCGGAGTCGGAGTCTCCCTCGGCAAAGGAGACGAGGGAAACAATTGCTCACGGGAAAAACTCCGTATCTGTATCGGCTCCCATGACAAAAGTAGGATATGTTACTTTATTTGCAATTTTCGGAAGCAATAGGATTTATTAACTCCGTATAAGCAGACATGCAGTTCATTCTGGGCTTCTAGCCAAGCTAATGGAGAATGTTGACACAGCATGACAGCAGAGAGTGCTAATTCACAGAAAAGTAGACCAGTACTCGTATTGTTTTTTACAAGAATCTGCGGCGTGCATTTTTGTACATCTTTGTTATGGACATATTCAAGAATACTCATCTACATAGAAATAAAGAACCCTGGTCAGTGGAGCTGCCGCCGCTGATGAAGCCGCCGGTGGAACCTCTGTCGctgatggagctgctgccgTTGCTGATGGAGCTGCCAGCGGAGCCTCTGTTGCtggtggagttgctgatggtgccgccattgggAGATGAAGCGGAATGCGGATGAAAGGGGGATCGCCGGAGAATGCGGTTGGAAGCCAAAAGGGCGC
It includes:
- the LOC101754325 gene encoding uncharacterized protein LOC101754325, giving the protein MESSRGRCLVGLLLVAASLCAHVSAAASDTAVLAAERTRRKDPLDGLRYYTGGWNISNRHYLASAGFSAAPVFVIAALWFVAVAAAALVSCCCRCCRGGGNSNYSYSRRVFALSLVLLIVFTASAIIGCAVLYHGQGKLHGSTTATLDYVVSQADGAAATMRDFTGLLETAKSAGGSVASLPPDVARAIDDVARRVDAASGELAVRTASNSRRIRTVLDTIRKVLIGVAAVMLVLVILGFVFSLTGLKSLMYTVVFLGWIIVTATLILSGTFLLLHNVIGDTCVAMDEWVVQPQGRTALDDILPCADAAVTAEALRRSEEVNYQLVSKLNELVSNVSNRNVPPQVGPPLYYNQSGPPVPLLCNPYNADLSDRRCAAGEVTADNAQQVWQRFVCRTTAASGSEVCATVGRLTPAMLSQMLTVASVSDGLRRQAPALRDLASCATVRRAFQTISERGCPPLRRDSSRVYQALLAASVAAMLAAAAWVAHSRERRRRRESERFRVSPYRLPIEDKVLLNSPRRPYRRV
- the LOC101764342 gene encoding protein STRICTOSIDINE SYNTHASE-LIKE 10-like, with amino-acid sequence MKRTTSKLPLLAILLAVLLLLPSAAMAAVAKAIDGSKTQRLQLPDDLIGPESVAFDAHGAGPYVSISDGRVLKYDGEGAGWKTFAYSPSYAKNKCDDFSELPAVATESSCGRPLGLRFHNNSGNLYIADAYMGLMRVGPNGGEATVLATEAGGAPLRFTNGVDIDQVTGDVYFTDSSKTYTRAQHQMVTTSGDSTGRIMKYDPRTNKVTVLQSGVTYPNGIAISADRTHLVVALTGPCKLMKYWIRGSKANTSEPFADLPGYPDNVRPDGKGGYWVALHREKYELPFGLDKHLLAIRIGADGEKLQEMKGPKNVRPTEVVERDGGKIYLGSVELSYVGIVST